In the genome of Manis javanica isolate MJ-LG chromosome 17, MJ_LKY, whole genome shotgun sequence, one region contains:
- the ALKBH6 gene encoding alpha-ketoglutarate-dependent dioxygenase alkB homolog 6 isoform X5, whose amino-acid sequence MAVFNLGTGGDVGGRPGYMELVSMEDQDSRVPALEPFRVEQAPPVIYYVPDFISKEEEEYLLRQVFNAPKPKWTQLSGRKLQNWGGLPHPRGMVPERLPPWLQRCVDKVSDLSLFGNLPANHVLVNHYLPGEGIMHHQPGLPHHVGPLRAAAAKG is encoded by the exons ATGGCGGTGTTTAATTTGGGTACTGGAGGGGACGTTGGTGGACG GCCTGGGTACATGGAGTTGGTGTCAATGGAGGATCAGGACTCCAGGGTCCCAGCCCTGGAACCATTCAGGGTGGAGCAG GCACCACCTGTAATCTACTATGTCCCTGACTTCATCTCCAAGGAAGAGGAGGAGTATTTGCTTCGACAG gtcTTCAATGCCCCAAAGCCAAAGTGGACCCAGCTCTCTGGGAGGAAGTTACAGAACTGGG GTGGGCTCCCCCACCCCCGGGGGATGGTTCCTGAGCGGCTGCCCCCGTGGCTCCAGCGCTGTGTGGACAAAGTATCTGACCTCAGCCTTTTTGGGAATCTCCCAGCCAACCACGTCCTTGTGAACCATTATCTACCCGGGGAGGGTATCATG CACCATCAGCCTGGGCTCCCACACCATGTTGGACCTCTACGAGCCGCGGCAGCCAAAGGATGA